From the genome of Leptospira koniambonensis:
AGCGTTCTGAAGATATACTGCGTTTCTTCTTCCTATAGCGGAAATGATCTTTTTTAGCCCTTTCTCATCTAATGCGTTAGGCACAACCTTGGCGTTAGGTCCTACAATTTGAGCCATATCGTCCAAATAAGGACGAACGGTTTCTCCCGCCATGGAGCAGGTCATCACATTCTCTTGAGTAGAATGAAAGATAACTGTGAATTCAGGTCTTGCTAAATAGAGAGAAAGATGTTGTATTGCTTCGTCAGGAATATCTTTCGGAAAGATCTGATTTTCTTCCAAAGGAATTTCTAAAAGAGCTGTTTTAGCTTTTTTACCAATCGTATTTAGGTCTGCTTTTTTAGGAGTGATCCAAATACTTTTTCCAATCTTAACACTGGCACATCCGTTCTTGGCTAAAATTCCTTCCTTCACTAATTGAGGGAGAAACTTTTGAAGATCCATTGGGCTATCAGGAGCTTTCATGCTGATTTTACCAGTCCATAGTTTTTGAGATACCAAGAACGGATGGAATCTCTGTCTCCTTTTTTGTAACCGGAGACTTTTAAGAATTCTTTTTCAATGAATAGTTGGCAGACTCTTTCCAATTCAAGTGCAACTTGGAAAGCATCTTCCATATCTTTTCCCACACAAAGAGTTCCGTGGTTTGCTAAAAGTACTGCCTTACTTCCTGATTTATCCAATGCAGAGATTGCCATAGTGATCAGTTTTTTAGTTCCAGGAAGAGAATAGTTAGTACAAAGTACAGGTCCTCCAATGATTTTTTTCATCTGAGGATTTAGAACAGGAACATCCTTTCTTGCTGCGGCAACCACTGCGGCTTGCAGTTGGTGAGTATGAATTACAGCACCAATATTTGGGCGAAGTTTGTATGCCGCAGAATGAAGTCCTTTCTCATACGAAGGTTTGATCTTTCCGATATGAGTCAGATCTTCAATGTTTACTTGCACGATCTCTTCCGGAGTTAGATCTTCATAAGTCCTGCCAGTAGGAGTGATTGCAAAATAATTCTCATCAATACGTTGGCTGATATTTCCCCAAGTTCTTGCAATAAGTCCGGACCTTACAAGGCGGATCCCGGTATCTCGAACGATTTTTTTGGCCTTATCTATTTCCATGTTCTTCTCCTATTCGGCAGATCTAAAGGTTATACACCTTCGACTTTTTGGAACACTCTTTCGAATCTTTTTAATGCGTCATCAATCACAGCATCTGTATCAGCAGCGCTCGTATATAAGCGGCTTCCTGCAAGAGTAACGATACCTTCTGCCATGTAAGCCGCTCCCATTTCTTCCATCGCTTTTTTACGAGTATGAGCTTCGTGAATTGTGGATTTGATCTTCCAGAATTTTTTGATATCAATCTCTAAAAGCATGGTTCCAACAGTTTCCAAATGGCAGATAGATCCTTGGTTAAATGCCACGAAAGGTAGATTATACTTCTTAATTAATTTTTGTAAACCAGCAGTGATCCTATCTCCCGCTCTTCCTGCTTTTTCGCAGGCCTTTTGTTTTTCGATCTCAAGAAGAGTGTAATAACCTGCAGCGGAGCTAAGAGGGTTTGCTGCCATGGTCCCACCGATCAGTGCTTTTTTGACACCTGTTTGAAGTCCCGCAGAAAGATACTTCATGTATTCTTTCTTTCCACCCAATCCGCCGGCAGAAGGGTAACCACCAGCAACCACTTTACCGAATACAGTTAGATCTGGAGTGACTCCGTAATAACCTTGAGCGCCGCTTAGGCCGATACGGAATGCAGTCACAACTTCATCAAAAATTAGTAATGCTCCATACTTATCGCAAAGTTCTCTGACTCCTTTATTGAAATCCATGTCTATAGGGCGAGTTCCACTTTCTGGTCCAATTGGCTCCAGGATAACTGCCGCAGTGCCGCCTCTCCAACGATTTCTTTTTAAGGTTCTTTCTAATGCGTTTAGGTCATTTGGATAGAATTCTTGAGTATATTTGAAAACATGTTTAGGAATTCCATGAGATTCAAAATGTCTTGTGCCTGGAAGACGAAGTCCATAAGCTAACTGATCACTCCAACCGTGATAAGCCCCGCCCATCTTAACGATATTTTTCTTTTTAGTAGCAAGCCTTGCAACTCGGATAGAAGCCATACAAGCTTCCGTTCCAGATCCTAACATACGGAACATTTGTACAGAAGGCATATGCTCCACAATCTTCTCCGCAAGTCTTAACTCATACTCATGGAATAAACCAGTCACTGGTCCTGTTGTTTCCAGAAGTTTAACAACCTTCTTACGAATACTAAGAGGGTTACTTCCTAAAACTGTAGGACCTCCCGCTTGTAAGAAGTCTATGTATTTGTTTCCATCAAGATCAAATAAATGTGCGCCAGAAGCTTTAGTGAAAACAAGAGGGAATGGATAATTGAATGCGAGATTATGCTGAACTCCGCCAGGAATGTATTCGGAGGCTTCCGCGATCATAGTTTTGGATTTAGAACATTTCTTCTCAAAAAATTCCTGAAGGTATTTCTCCATCTCATTCTTCTTAATAGAGCGAATTGGCTGGCGAATCAGGTCATGAAGTTGTTTATAAACCCCTTTTACGTCTGGGTATTGAGAAATAGCGAAGCCGGTAGACATATCTTTTTCCTTTTTTTGCGGAATATAAGTTGACAGTGAGTGAATACTCACTCACTGTCAACTAGAAAATATAGAAAAGACGCTTCCGGGAAAATTTTCCGTATTCCGGAGCTTAGGAACCGCTCAGGTAGTAAATATAGGAAGTACTGTGGCCGAATTTACCTCTTCAAAATACAATAGAGATACTTTTGATAAGATCCCGGAAGAAAAAAGGACCAGGATACTTTCAGTTGCGATCGCAGAATTTGCAAACCGAGGTTTCAATAATGCGAATACGAATATTATAGCGAAGAAAGCCGGGATCAGCGTTGGGTCCTTATACAAATACTTCGATACAAAAGAGGATTTTTTTCTTACCGCTGTTGGTTACGGGATCCACCAGTTAGAAAAAACTTTAGAAGAAGTCCTTAGCGAAGAAAGTGATCTATTCGGTAAGATTGAAAGAATTCTAAGGATCATCCAAAAACATTCCAGAGAAAATAGAGATATCATCCGTTTATACAACGAGATCACTGCAGAAGGAAATTCAGAATTGATCAGAGGACTTTCCTCTGATATGGAAAGTGTTTCTGCGAAAGTATATACTTCGTTATTGGCAGAGGCGAAGAAGTCCGGGTCTGTTGGTAAAGACGTAGACGAGAAAATTTTTGCATTCTGCATAGATAATCTTTTTATGATACTTCAATTCTCTTATGCGACTGAGTATTATCGAGAAAGAATGAAGGTTTATTTGGGAAAAGACTTTGATAATGATGAGAAGGTCGTAAAAGGGATAATGTCTTTCATTAAAAGGGCTCTGGAGAAGAAGTAGGGTTCCAATTAACTTTACCTTCCGATATATCAAAACATTTCATCAATCCGATTTCTATAGATTCAGATTTAGAACTTCCGACATAAGGAGGGGCTAACGTTTTAAGAAAAATTTGCGATATAGCCGCTTGCACTGGATCAACGGATTCAGTCGAACTTCTATCAATACTTATAGATTCTAAATTATATTTCCAATACAAGGATTGAAAGCCCACCCAAACAGATACGTCCGATAAATGAAATATCATTTTGTAGCCTATGTATCTTGCGGTGGCTTTCCAAAATGTATTCTCTGAAAATGTAGAAGCTTTAACAGGCTGCTGAGGTGGACCTGGCCCTTCTTGGTAGAACAAACTTGCATTATGATGTCTTTCTCCTGAAAGTATTGCAGAATAAAATTCGAATCGATTTTCGATGAAAGAATTGGCCTTTAGGGATAGTTTTATTCCGATAAGCGGTCCTTTCATGGACTCGAACATAATATTTTTCTGGAGACCGTTTATATAAAATGCAGATGAGTAGATTGGGTTCATAACGGAACTATGTTCCGGACTTTTAGCCCAAGTTTGTAAATAGCCCAATGACGGACGAATTTGGAACAAATTATCTGAATACGTTAAGTAACTTATATCTCCTTTAATAAATGTTTGGCTATTTGTGAAAGGGTGTTTCGCGGCCGTATTTAAATTTAAATTTGAACTTAGTATATATTGATTAAAATCTCGAGCTTCTCCTGTAAATGTCGACCCAGAAAATGATGAAGATATTTTTTTCCAATAATAGTTCATTTCGTAGGACGCAGTTAACCCAGGTTTATTATTCCTATTTCCATTTACGTAAATATTATTTTCCTCTCCGTTTAGTCCTACTTCTCCCATGTGTCTAAGTTGGAACGCAACCAGATCGCGTGTTGATTGGTATGATCCGTATCCGATCCCGAGGCTAATCTCGAATTTATGTTTTAGTAAATTGGTTTTTTCATTCTGTAATTCTGAGGGCTTTTTAGAACTTTCGATAATTTCGTTTGTTTCAGGCGTAGTCTGTATAATCGGTTCAAATTTTTGAACATCAACTGCAGTGTTCTCTTGAGAGGGGCTTTGTTCCAATTCAGAAATGTTTTCTATGAATTTTTTTTCTAATTTACCAATGATGCCGTTTGCAGTTTTGATTTTTATATATTCTTCTGTTTCTTCTAAAACTTCTCCGACGACTACGACCCCTCCTTTTAGATAAATAGTTTTCTCTGCACCGTATGAAAAGGGGAATGGAAATATTATAAATGCTGTTAATAATAGTCGTCTATAAGCATTCATACTGTTGCTATTGAATTACAAAAACTCAAATCGTTTCATCAAACCTATTTCAACTGACTGCGATTGGGAAGAAGGAATGCCAGATTTCGCGATTAGATTTATTAAGGCTTGTCTACCGATTTCGCCAGCCAAAGTGGGTTCTCGATTTACAGAAAAATTTGCTAAGGTTTCCAGTTTATATTGCCATCCGATTGAATCAGCTCCTATCCAAAGTGAGAGGCCGCTATTAAAATTATAAAAGATCTTGATACCGTAATATTGCCCCTTCGCTCTCCATTTAACGGTTTCCAAAAGAATAGATATTAAAGTTGTCGGCTCTCCAGAAGTAACAAGATCGGGTTGATACGCAGCAGCGGGGGTAATTGCATTATAACTTCGATTTCCGCTTAGGGAAAGAAAAGAAGACTCTAATCTGATCTCCCAGCGCTCATTGATTGGAAATGATAATTTTAAACCGCTTATCCATCCTTTCATAATTTCAGAAATATTTCCGTTTTGGATCCCGCTATACGGTAATCTAGATGTTCCATAATTAATGACAGTAAATAATGTATGATGATCGTTAATGCTTCCATGAGACTCTAACATCCCGATTAAAGGACGGACTTTTATTATAGAATTCGAATATACTAGATAAGATAAATCCCCCTTGCTAATGTTTTGATTTTCGGGAAGATTGCTTAGAGAAAAAAATGGTACCGGAACCAAGGTCCCACTGGAGGAATCCGGAAAATATCCTAAATTTTTATGATTAGTTTTACCTCGATATTGATGATAGTCCAAAGAAACGGATATATTTTTCCAATAATAGTTTAATCCGAAGCTGTTTGACAGACTGTCATTACCACTATTGTGAATCGGCGCACTTATTGTTTGGTCGGTGATGCCGACTTCGATATCTTGGTATCGATTGGAGAATTTGGCACCTGGGGATTTGTATCTTCCCAACCCAAGCCCTGCGTAAAATTCTAATGTATGATGTTTAATTTGCGGGAGAACTGCGACCGGTTTTGAGTCTGTTTTACTATTCTCTAACGGTGTTATAAGAGATTCGGTTTTCGATTCTTTGGAAGGAATTTCGATGAACGGAGGAAGTTCTTCAGGTTGCGGATTTGGGCTTCCCTCTTCTTTTTTTCGATTGGGTTCTAAAATGGGATCTGTGTTTTCCGCCTCATTTAAGACAGATTTTGTTTTCTTCGGTAAACCCG
Proteins encoded in this window:
- a CDS encoding class II aldolase/adducin family protein, whose translation is MEIDKAKKIVRDTGIRLVRSGLIARTWGNISQRIDENYFAITPTGRTYEDLTPEEIVQVNIEDLTHIGKIKPSYEKGLHSAAYKLRPNIGAVIHTHQLQAAVVAAARKDVPVLNPQMKKIIGGPVLCTNYSLPGTKKLITMAISALDKSGSKAVLLANHGTLCVGKDMEDAFQVALELERVCQLFIEKEFLKVSGYKKGDRDSIRSWYLKNYGLVKSA
- a CDS encoding class II aldolase/adducin family protein, which gives rise to MKAPDSPMDLQKFLPQLVKEGILAKNGCASVKIGKSIWITPKKADLNTIGKKAKTALLEIPLEENQIFPKDIPDEAIQHLSLYLARPEFTVIFHSTQENVMTCSMAGETVRPYLDDMAQIVGPNAKVVPNALDEKGLKKIISAIGRRNAVYLQNAGALCAHKSLDDAHAVCMVLEKASKAFVESRILGGGKPVPWLEAEAIRFVYQRKYSKQAEKNRG
- a CDS encoding TetR/AcrR family transcriptional regulator; the protein is MAEFTSSKYNRDTFDKIPEEKRTRILSVAIAEFANRGFNNANTNIIAKKAGISVGSLYKYFDTKEDFFLTAVGYGIHQLEKTLEEVLSEESDLFGKIERILRIIQKHSRENRDIIRLYNEITAEGNSELIRGLSSDMESVSAKVYTSLLAEAKKSGSVGKDVDEKIFAFCIDNLFMILQFSYATEYYRERMKVYLGKDFDNDEKVVKGIMSFIKRALEKK
- a CDS encoding aspartate aminotransferase family protein → MSTGFAISQYPDVKGVYKQLHDLIRQPIRSIKKNEMEKYLQEFFEKKCSKSKTMIAEASEYIPGGVQHNLAFNYPFPLVFTKASGAHLFDLDGNKYIDFLQAGGPTVLGSNPLSIRKKVVKLLETTGPVTGLFHEYELRLAEKIVEHMPSVQMFRMLGSGTEACMASIRVARLATKKKNIVKMGGAYHGWSDQLAYGLRLPGTRHFESHGIPKHVFKYTQEFYPNDLNALERTLKRNRWRGGTAAVILEPIGPESGTRPIDMDFNKGVRELCDKYGALLIFDEVVTAFRIGLSGAQGYYGVTPDLTVFGKVVAGGYPSAGGLGGKKEYMKYLSAGLQTGVKKALIGGTMAANPLSSAAGYYTLLEIEKQKACEKAGRAGDRITAGLQKLIKKYNLPFVAFNQGSICHLETVGTMLLEIDIKKFWKIKSTIHEAHTRKKAMEEMGAAYMAEGIVTLAGSRLYTSAADTDAVIDDALKRFERVFQKVEGV